TCAATGTTCCTGTAGTAGATTTGGGTAGTAGCCAAATTTTAGCCGAAGGACAAACCATTGTGTTGAACGCAGGAAATACTGGAGCTACTTTCTTGTGGTCAACAGGCGCAACAGCACAGACAATCAGTGTGTCGGAAACAGGCGTTTATTCAGTGACCGTAACAAACCAACAGGGCTGCTCTGCAAACGATTCCATACAAATTATAAATGACACAGGCGTTGGAATTTATGCCATTGGAGGCTTGAATGAATGGAAATTGTACCCCAATCCTATGCAAGATTATTTGGTTTTGGAGATGAACTTGAGCCAAAAGCTGCAATTAGACTTGGTAGTTTTTGATGTGTTGGGGCGGACAATATTTACCCAAAATTATTTAATTCAAAATGGTGATAACCAACTATTTTTGAATACCAGTGATTGGGTATCAGGTGTCTATTGGGTGGTTTTGAAGGGAGAAAAAGGCAATAAAGAAATGGTGAAATTGGTTAAGTGAATAGTTTTTTTTGAAAAAATTATTTTTTTCCTTACATAATTCTGACCTTTTACCTATTTTAGCCACACTATGAAAAAACAAATATTAAACATCTGCTTAGTAGTAATGCTCATTACTCATGTAATCTGTATGCCTACCCTTTCAGCGCAAACAGACTCATTGAAAACCGATGAAACGAATCCTATTCCGAGTTCAAGTGTGGAAACTGAAAAGGTCTATACAGGTAATATCAGTTTTTCGAGTGATCCAAACGTAAACATTCAGCCACCACCCAACACAAACATTCCAAGTCCTAGCTACCAATCATCTAACTACTACCCTTCTCAAAATTATACGACTACTAGTAGCTATGGTATCATCAACCCTTTTCAGTATTATTCAGACGAACATTATCGCAGTCGAATTAATAATCTGGCACAGCATTGTCAATTGCCCATTACCTACAACCAATATGTACGCACCTTCATCGAAGTATATACTCATAAAAAACGGGATGTATCGAGCCGCATATTGGGAAAAACAAACATTTACTTTCCCATCATCGAAAAAATCTTTTTGGAAGAAGGGCTGCCATTAGATCTAAAATATTTGGCTGCTACTGAATCTGCACTCAATCAACATGCTGTATCAAGAGCGGGTGCAGTTGGCTTGTGGCAGTTCATGTCTGCAACAGGGCGTGAAAATGGATTGATTGTCAATTCTACTATTGATGAGCGCCTCGACCCCTACAAATCTACCGTAGCGGCTGCCCGATTTTTTAAGAAACTATACAACAAATATGGAGATTGGTTTTTGGTCATTGCAGCCTACAACTGTGGACCTGGAAATGTGAACAAAGCCATGCGAAGAACAGGAAGACGTACCTATTGGGAAATTCGCCGTTATCTTCCACGCGAAACCAGAGGATATGTACCTTCCTATATTGCTTGTGTTTATTTCATCAATTATTACTACGACCACTACCTACAAGCAGAACCTGCCCCTTATGGAACTCTATACGCCAATGCCCAAACAGTTCCTGTTTATGGGCCACTAAACCTACAAGATGTGGCCTCCGTAACGGGTGCAAGCATTTTTGAATTGGAACACTTGAACGCCAGCCTCAAAAAACGCTACCTTCCAACAGGCCAACGCTTCGACCTTCGCTTACCTATGAGCTATGTGGCTGCCTTTGAAGCCAATAGAAGTTCACTCAATAGTCAAATCGCCTACATGCCCAGTGCCAATGTGATGCCATCTTCTGCAATCCCCCCCAATAGCAGTATTGTTCCTGCTCCTACTACATCTACAAGCTACTACAATAGTTCTACAAATACAATAGAAACTCCTCCTTCTGATCCACGTATCTCTGCGACATACACAAAAGCAGCAGATGGAAGTATGATTCCTGTCAATAGCAACACCGCAGCAAGTTCTGTTTACAACAGTGTTGGCTATTCTTCAAACCCTACAACATACAACAATACCACCACTTATAATCAACCATCAACAACACCTACCTATACTCCTCCTGCAAAAATTACCCCTCCCAAACCTGCTACCTCCAATATGACAAAGCTGGTTTATACCGTCCGAAAAGGTGACAACCTGGGATATATCGCAGAATGGTACGACTGCGGATTGAGTCAAGTTCGTAGGTGGAATAACAGCAGTCACACCATAAGAGTAGGTCAAAAACTGGTGATTTATAAAGATAAATCCATAGCACATAAATATCAGACAGTTAACAGTATGACTTTTAGCGAAAAACAAAAATTTGCTGAAACAGGTGTTGTATCTTCAAACACTACTGCAAAAGTTGCTAACTCGGATAAGAACAATACAACTTCGGATAACAATGTCAAAAAATATGAAGTAAAACAAGGAGATTCTCTGTGGCTCATTGCTCAAAACAATCCAGGCAATTCAATTGAAAGCCTACGTAAATTAAACAGATTGAGCAAAAGTCATAAGTTGATGCCAGGCGTATTATTGAAAATATATACTCCATAACAAAAACCTATAATTTGTGTGTGAAAAAATTAACACAAAATAATGATTGTGAAATTAATTTCAATTGTTTTATTATCAATTAATTATTACAATTGAAATTAATTTTCGATTTTTATTTTCCATAAAATCCTAACATCAAAGACTGTTTTTTACAACAATATCCCATAATTATATTATTTTTGCCGAAATAATTAATGGGAACAAATATTACATTTAATAGACCCTTTGAAATACGCAATCAAAGGGTCTTTTTTATGCTTCTTTTCGTAACGACTCTTGAAGTTTGATGATTTTCTTCTAAATTTACCTCCTTTTTCAAGTTCAAGCACAAAAAATCACCGTTCCTATGAACCTTCAATTGATCAGCAAACTTTCCAAAGAACTACGTCTTTCCGAAAATCAGGTAAAAGCCGTCTTGTTGCTTTTTGAAGGCGGAGCAACTGTGCCTTTCATTGCCCGCTATCGAAAGGAAATGACCAACAGCCTCGATGAAGTGCAAATAACCGCAATTCGAGATGGCATGACCAAAATGCAAGATTTGGAAAAACGAAGGGAAAGTATCTTGAAGGCCATTGAAGAACAAGGAAAACTAACTCCACAATTGCAGAAACAAATCTTGCAGGCAGAAACCATGACCCTTTTAGAAGATTTGTATTTGCCATTCAAAAGCAAACGCAGAACAAGGGCTACAATAGCCAAAGAGAAAGGCTTAGAACCATTAGCCGAAATGTTGATGAGCCAAAAAAATATGGATGTCGACGAAGCGGCTGCAAAGTTTGTAGATGTCAAAAAAGAGGTGAAAGATGAGGAGGAAGCCCTTGCAGGAGCGAGAGATATCATTGCAGAATGGGTGAACGAAGATCCCAAAACAAGGGCGAAAGTGCGGCGTTTGTTTGAGCGAAAAGCCATTGTTCAGGCCAAATTGGTGAAAGGCAAGGAAAAAGAAGCCGAAAAATTTAGCGACTATTTTGATTGGAATGAACCATTGAATAGAGTTCCCTCTCACCGATTGCTGGCCATTTTGAGGGGCAGCAATGAAGGTTTTTTGAGGTTGAGTATTGCTCCCGACCAAGACGATGCCTTGGAATTGTTGGACGATACCTTTTTAAAAACCGACAACGAAGCGGCTGAACAAGTACAGGAGGCGATTACCGATGCCTACAAACGCTTGATAAAACCTTCTATCGAAACCGAAATTCGCAACGAAGCCAAAGCGAAAGCGGATGCCGATGCGATACAGGTGTTCACAACCAACCTGCGAGAACTGCTCTTGTCGCCTCCTTTGGGGCAAAAAAATGTAATGGCAATTGACCCAGGCTTTCGCACAGGCTGCAAAGTCGTTTGTTTGGACAAACAAGGTCAGTTACTTCAATATACCACCATTTTTCCGCACGACCGCACAAGCACTCGACGGTTTGATGCAGTGAGTGAAATCGAAAAACTTTGTGAGCGCTACAAAATTGAAGCAATCGCCATCGGCAATGGCACAGCAGGGAGGGAAACGATGGAGTTCGTCAAAAAAATACATTTAGAAAACATCGTTTTGGTGATGGTCAACGAAAGTGGGGCTTCGATTTACTCAGCTTCGGAAGTCGCAAGGGACGAATTTCCAGACCACGACCTTACCGTTAGAGGTTCTGTTTCGATTGGTCGCCGCTTGATGGATCCTTTGGCGGAATTGGTCAAAATCGACCCAAAATCTATTGGAGTAGGTCAGTACCAACACGATGTGGATCAAAAACTTTTGCGGCAAAGTTTGGACGATACCGTCATCAGTTGTGTGAACAATGTGGGTGTCGAAGTGAATACGGCAAGCAAACAATTGCTGACCTACCTTTCGGGCATCGGCCCTAAATTGGCACAAAACATCGTGGATTTCCGCAATGAAAACGGGGCTTTCAAAAGCAAAAATCAATTGAAGAAAGTGGCAGGTTTAGGACCAAAAGCGTTTGAACAATCCGCAGGTTTTATCCGCATCCGTGATGCCAAAAATCCTCTTGATGCAAGTGCTGTACACCCTGAAAGCTACGGAATTGTGGAGCAAATGGCAAAAGACGTAAATGCTACGGTTTTGGATTTGGTGCAAAAAGAAGACCTCCGCAAACAAATACAGCCTCAAAAATATGTAACCGAAACAGTTGGTTTGCCTACACTGACCGATATTCTGCAAGAACTCGCCAAACCTGGTCGTGACCCTCGCCAACAGTTTGAACATCTGCAATTTAAGGAAGGCATCAACAGCATTGAAGATTTGGAGGAAGGTATGATTTTGTCGGGCATCATTACCAACGTTACCAATTTTGGAGCGTTTGTCGACATTGGTGTGCATCAAGATGGGTTGGTGCATATCAGCCAAATTACCAACCGCTTTATTCGTGATCCCAAACAGGTGGTGAAAGTGAATCAAAAAGTGAAGGTGAAGGTAATGACCGTAGATGTGGAAAGAAAGCGCATCAATTTGAGCATGAAGGATGTGGAGGAATCAATATGAAACTAAAAATCTGCGGCATGAAATACGCCGATAGCATTGCAGCAGTTGCGGTATTGCAGCCTGACTATATGGGTTTTATTTTTTACGAAAAATCAAAACGTTTTGTAGGGGAAAATTTTGATGCAGACATTACTGTAGCACTTCCTTCAATGATTCAAAAAGTCGGTGTTTTTGTCAATGCAGATTTTGACTATATCACTTCAAAAGTAGCGAAATATGGGCTGCAATGTGTGCAACTACATGGAGGAGAATCACCTGAATTGTGTAAGCGTTTGCAGCAAATAGGCATTGAAGTCATTAAGGTTTTTTCGGTAGGTGAGGATTTTGATTTTGCAGAATTGAAGGTTTTTGAAAATTGTTGTGATTACTTTTTGTTTGATACCAAAGGAAAAGAGCATGGCGGCAATGGTGTGACCTTCAATTGGGAGGTATTGGCGAACTATCCTTCCGAAAAACCGTTTTTTCTAAGCGGTGGCATTGGCTTAGAAGAATTACCTTTACTTTCAAAATTGCAGCTTCCACAACTGTATGCAGTAGATGTAAATAGCCGATTTGAAGTGAATCCTGCAGTGAAAGATGTATCGAAATTGAAGAAATTGACCAAACAATTAAAGAAACACTAAATGCAACATACAACCTATACCCATCCTCCATTGGATTCTATTGCAGCAGCAAAAGAATCCAAATACCACGTCAATCATCAGGGTTATTATGGCAAATTTGGTGGGGCATATATTCCCGAGATGTTGTACCCGAATGTGGAGGAATTGCGGGAGAATTACCTACAAATCATCGGCGAAGCGGCATTTCAAGAAGAATTTCACAGCCTTTTGAAGGACTATGTGGGGCGACCTTCTCCGCTTTATTTTGCACAGAGGTTGTCGAATCACTACGATACCAATATTTACCTCAAACGGGAAGACCTCAATCATACAGGGGCGCACAAGGTTAACAATACTTTGGGGCAGATTTTGTTGGCAAAACGCTTGGGTAAGCAAAAAATCATTGCAGAAACGGGTGCGGGTCAGCATGGTGTGGCAACTGCAACGGTTTGTGCTTTGATGGGAATGGATTGTATTGTGTATATGGGTGCGGTGGACATCAAACGCCAAAAACCCAATGTGGAGCGCATGAAACTATTGGGCGCAAAAGTGGTGGCGGCTACTTCGGGCAGTCAAACCTTGAAGGATGCAACGAATGAGGCGATGCGACATTGGATCAACAATCCTACGGATACGCATTACATCATCGGTTCGGTCGTTGGCCCACATCCTTATCCAGATATGGTGGCTCGTTTTCAGTCGGTTATCAGTGCGGAAATGAAGTGGCAATTGAAGGAAAAAACGGGTAGTGAAAATCCTGATTACATTCTCGCTTGTGTGGGTGGTGGCAGCAATGCGATGGGGGCTTTTTACCATTATCTGGAAGCGGAAGATGTGAAATTGATTGCAGTAGAAGCGGCTGGTCTGGGCTTGTATTCGGGTGAGTCTGCAGCGACTACACAGTTGGGAAAATCGGGAATTTTGCATGGAAGCAAAACGCTCTTGATGCAAACGAAAGATGGACAAGTGGTTGAACCTTACTCGATTTCGGCAGGGTTGGATTACCCTGGCATTGGCCCTGTTCACGCACATTTGTACGATACGACACGGGCTTCTTTTTACAGTGCTACGGACGAAGAGGCATTGAAGGCGGGGCAATTTTTGAGCCGTTTGGAGGGAATTATCCCCGCTTTGGAAACGGCACACGCTTTTGCAGTATTGGAGAAAATGACTTTTGAAGCGAGTGATGTGGTGGTTGTGAATGTATCTGGGCGGGGCGATAAAGATTTGCAGACTTACATTGATAGAGGGATGGCTGAGTAAATTGTGTATGATTTCATATTCTCGATGACAAAAATAATTACCTACAATAAACGTTAAAATACTCACAACCCAATAGCTACTTCCGCTCTTAGTAATTTGTTCACTTCAAAATCCTTATTATATGAACATTTTCAAAGTCAATCATTTAGCAGCTTTTACCTTTAGCCTTTTATTAGGAATGACTTGCTTTTCTTTTTCTGCAAAAGCTCAATATGGTGGTAGTAACTCCTTCACCAACTTAGTGATTCGCCACAACATCGAACGCAGTATGCTTTCCAATAGAGTTTTTAACAATATGAGAGCAAACGATATGCTCCGCAAAGATGGCAGTACTATCAATTCCACAGCACCCAAAGCAACTCCAAAACCCATAAGTGTCTTTGAAGCCTCTACTCAACGCATAGTCACCAAAGAAGTACAAGACCAAACCACTAAGGAGCTATATGAACACGTATTGTGTAATTATGAAAATGTGGCACACAAAGATGGTTTTATACCCAATGATATGGCATATGCACTGAATTATTACCTGATTCACAACTACATCATTTACCACAACTTATACTACCAACCCGAAGTCAATCCAAACGACCCAATGGCAGTTGTATGGGAAATGGCAAGGCAACAACAAACCCAACTAGATGTGGCGTATGAACGCTCTATTCACCGTCAATTTCAACAATTTATTGAAGGAAATGATCACTTCAAAAATATGACCAATGCCCAAAAACAAGAAGTGGCTGAATCTCTAGCGGTCACTACGGGAATGCTTTGGATGTTGTATGCCGACTATTTGAAAACCAAAGACACTTCTGCTTATCCCGAAATTCAGAAAACAGCTTATAACAATTTGAAGATGTTGCTGGGAGAAAACGCAGATGTGGACAAACTGAAGGTAGGTTATACAGGGATGAGTTTTGAGTAACAAAGATTCATTTTGTTGTACCCTATCCATTTTCAATAAAAAGTGTTTTTTTTGTGGATGAAACGCAAAAAAATTCTGCTGATTTGCCCACATCCTGAAGATACAGCTCCTGGGCAGCGATTGAAGTATGAGCAATATTTGACCTATTTGCGGTCGGAGGGATATGACATTGATATTTCGCCATTTATGACCCTCCCCTTTTGGAATATAGTCTATAAAAAAGGTTATTTTCTGCAAAAGGTTTTTTGGACTTTGATGGGGTACTTACGACGTGTAGGCGATTTGTTTCGATTGCCATTCTATGATGGTATATATATATTTTTGTGGGTTACGCCTTTTGGCCCGCCGATTTTCGAAAGGCTTTTTGTTTTCTTCAATGCAAAGGTGATTTATGACATTGACGATATGGTTTTTTTGCGGCACAGTAGTAGTGCCAATCGTTTTATGGAGGTATTTAAGGGGCGAGCGAAGCCTATTTATTTGATGAAAAAGGCAAAACATATCATCGTTTGCACTCCCCTACTCAATCAATTTGTGCAGCAATACAACCCAAATACAACGGATATTTCTTCAACAATCAATACGCAAACATACCTGCCAATCAACACTTATTCTAATGACCTTCAGGCACTCACAATTGGTTGGAGTGGCAGTCATAGCACTTCAAAATATTTGTACTTGTTGAAAGATGTGTTTTTAGAACTTCAAAAAACACATTCCTTCAAATTGTTGGTGATTGGTGATCCACATTTTGAAATGGAAGGTATAGATTTGGAGGCAATCAAATGGGAGTCCGCAACAGAGGTACAAAATTTGCAACGCATAGATATTGGTGTATATCCTCTTCCTGATGAAGAGTGGGTATATGGTAAAAGCGGATTGAAGGCTTTGCAGTATATGACCTTAGGAATACCTACAGTGGCTACTGCAATTGGTGCAAACTTTAGGGTAATAGAAGACGGTGTTTCTGGTTTTTTGGTACAAAAAAATGAGGAATGGCTGAAAGTTTTACAACAATTGTTAGACAATCCATCTCTGAGAAAAGAAATTGGAGTAAAAGCAAGGCAAAGAGTACAAGATTATTACTCTATTGAAGCAAATAAACATAAATATTTAGATGCCTTTTCGAAAGTATTTAATTAACAGATACTTACTTCATTTTATCATCTTCAAAACATACAGGTGACTGCATGAATTGAAGTCAAAAAGTGTAAATCACAAATGAAAATTTAGCTTATACGATAAAAATTTTCTTTTGTTACCTTTTTTGGCAAAGATTTTGATTCATATTAATCAGCCTGCTTTTGATAGCCCCTCTTAGTAGTATCCTGCTACTCATTCACAAGTCCACAAAATTATCTGAAACCCATTCTTAATTGTTTAACCCCTATACCCTAAGCCTCTCAATCACAGGATTTCTGTATTGAGTATGTGTAGGACAAATGCTATGAATTGCCATGTTAAAACGAACACTTTTTTTTGGGATGATTGCTGCCTGTTTTGTTGTGAATGTAGGGTATGCCAGCAATTATAATTCTACTACCTTACAATCGAACTGCAATACAAGCTGTGCAAACATTCCTTTAGGTACACCAACCCATCTTACTTCACAGGAGAATACAATGAGGAGTGAATTACCTAAAGATTTGATTTTTAA
The Chitinophagales bacterium genome window above contains:
- a CDS encoding phosphoribosylanthranilate isomerase, whose protein sequence is MKYADSIAAVAVLQPDYMGFIFYEKSKRFVGENFDADITVALPSMIQKVGVFVNADFDYITSKVAKYGLQCVQLHGGESPELCKRLQQIGIEVIKVFSVGEDFDFAELKVFENCCDYFLFDTKGKEHGGNGVTFNWEVLANYPSEKPFFLSGGIGLEELPLLSKLQLPQLYAVDVNSRFEVNPAVKDVSKLKKLTKQLKKH
- a CDS encoding Tex family protein, with translation MNLQLISKLSKELRLSENQVKAVLLLFEGGATVPFIARYRKEMTNSLDEVQITAIRDGMTKMQDLEKRRESILKAIEEQGKLTPQLQKQILQAETMTLLEDLYLPFKSKRRTRATIAKEKGLEPLAEMLMSQKNMDVDEAAAKFVDVKKEVKDEEEALAGARDIIAEWVNEDPKTRAKVRRLFERKAIVQAKLVKGKEKEAEKFSDYFDWNEPLNRVPSHRLLAILRGSNEGFLRLSIAPDQDDALELLDDTFLKTDNEAAEQVQEAITDAYKRLIKPSIETEIRNEAKAKADADAIQVFTTNLRELLLSPPLGQKNVMAIDPGFRTGCKVVCLDKQGQLLQYTTIFPHDRTSTRRFDAVSEIEKLCERYKIEAIAIGNGTAGRETMEFVKKIHLENIVLVMVNESGASIYSASEVARDEFPDHDLTVRGSVSIGRRLMDPLAELVKIDPKSIGVGQYQHDVDQKLLRQSLDDTVISCVNNVGVEVNTASKQLLTYLSGIGPKLAQNIVDFRNENGAFKSKNQLKKVAGLGPKAFEQSAGFIRIRDAKNPLDASAVHPESYGIVEQMAKDVNATVLDLVQKEDLRKQIQPQKYVTETVGLPTLTDILQELAKPGRDPRQQFEHLQFKEGINSIEDLEEGMILSGIITNVTNFGAFVDIGVHQDGLVHISQITNRFIRDPKQVVKVNQKVKVKVMTVDVERKRINLSMKDVEESI
- a CDS encoding transglycosylase SLT domain-containing protein yields the protein MKKQILNICLVVMLITHVICMPTLSAQTDSLKTDETNPIPSSSVETEKVYTGNISFSSDPNVNIQPPPNTNIPSPSYQSSNYYPSQNYTTTSSYGIINPFQYYSDEHYRSRINNLAQHCQLPITYNQYVRTFIEVYTHKKRDVSSRILGKTNIYFPIIEKIFLEEGLPLDLKYLAATESALNQHAVSRAGAVGLWQFMSATGRENGLIVNSTIDERLDPYKSTVAAARFFKKLYNKYGDWFLVIAAYNCGPGNVNKAMRRTGRRTYWEIRRYLPRETRGYVPSYIACVYFINYYYDHYLQAEPAPYGTLYANAQTVPVYGPLNLQDVASVTGASIFELEHLNASLKKRYLPTGQRFDLRLPMSYVAAFEANRSSLNSQIAYMPSANVMPSSAIPPNSSIVPAPTTSTSYYNSSTNTIETPPSDPRISATYTKAADGSMIPVNSNTAASSVYNSVGYSSNPTTYNNTTTYNQPSTTPTYTPPAKITPPKPATSNMTKLVYTVRKGDNLGYIAEWYDCGLSQVRRWNNSSHTIRVGQKLVIYKDKSIAHKYQTVNSMTFSEKQKFAETGVVSSNTTAKVANSDKNNTTSDNNVKKYEVKQGDSLWLIAQNNPGNSIESLRKLNRLSKSHKLMPGVLLKIYTP
- a CDS encoding DUF6683 family protein codes for the protein MNIFKVNHLAAFTFSLLLGMTCFSFSAKAQYGGSNSFTNLVIRHNIERSMLSNRVFNNMRANDMLRKDGSTINSTAPKATPKPISVFEASTQRIVTKEVQDQTTKELYEHVLCNYENVAHKDGFIPNDMAYALNYYLIHNYIIYHNLYYQPEVNPNDPMAVVWEMARQQQTQLDVAYERSIHRQFQQFIEGNDHFKNMTNAQKQEVAESLAVTTGMLWMLYADYLKTKDTSAYPEIQKTAYNNLKMLLGENADVDKLKVGYTGMSFE
- a CDS encoding glycosyltransferase family 4 protein, whose amino-acid sequence is MKRKKILLICPHPEDTAPGQRLKYEQYLTYLRSEGYDIDISPFMTLPFWNIVYKKGYFLQKVFWTLMGYLRRVGDLFRLPFYDGIYIFLWVTPFGPPIFERLFVFFNAKVIYDIDDMVFLRHSSSANRFMEVFKGRAKPIYLMKKAKHIIVCTPLLNQFVQQYNPNTTDISSTINTQTYLPINTYSNDLQALTIGWSGSHSTSKYLYLLKDVFLELQKTHSFKLLVIGDPHFEMEGIDLEAIKWESATEVQNLQRIDIGVYPLPDEEWVYGKSGLKALQYMTLGIPTVATAIGANFRVIEDGVSGFLVQKNEEWLKVLQQLLDNPSLRKEIGVKARQRVQDYYSIEANKHKYLDAFSKVFN
- the trpB gene encoding tryptophan synthase subunit beta → MQHTTYTHPPLDSIAAAKESKYHVNHQGYYGKFGGAYIPEMLYPNVEELRENYLQIIGEAAFQEEFHSLLKDYVGRPSPLYFAQRLSNHYDTNIYLKREDLNHTGAHKVNNTLGQILLAKRLGKQKIIAETGAGQHGVATATVCALMGMDCIVYMGAVDIKRQKPNVERMKLLGAKVVAATSGSQTLKDATNEAMRHWINNPTDTHYIIGSVVGPHPYPDMVARFQSVISAEMKWQLKEKTGSENPDYILACVGGGSNAMGAFYHYLEAEDVKLIAVEAAGLGLYSGESAATTQLGKSGILHGSKTLLMQTKDGQVVEPYSISAGLDYPGIGPVHAHLYDTTRASFYSATDEEALKAGQFLSRLEGIIPALETAHAFAVLEKMTFEASDVVVVNVSGRGDKDLQTYIDRGMAE